In Glandiceps talaboti chromosome 14, keGlaTala1.1, whole genome shotgun sequence, a single genomic region encodes these proteins:
- the LOC144445653 gene encoding uncharacterized protein LOC144445653 has translation MLRVRQLKRPLGLCKPVVEKWKPSIVTSITPKPVVPAQVVSRYLCISTKRHGIVKSKFPDLQIPSDVSLPQYLLSRFEKYGDKIAMVDAVSNHSYTYRQLKDFVRRCGSGLVKSGFKQGDVCAFYLPNSPDFFITSYSVASIGGVLGPINPTFTVDEFSNQLAHTDAQWIITVPSGVDKAKEAAERVGNIKGIYVVGDEHVDGCIPFSTFMKDDGSAFPTDIKINPKEDVVILPYSSGTTGLPKGVMITHHNIISNVEQTTKAESLSIDSDNNITVTVVPFAHIGGFSFVMTRSLLEGYKIIIPPMLMPELEVVLMNVEEHKVTTLWASSPYVQLLVNDSNVDKYDLSSLKHIGVAGAPISSETIESAKRRLSSHNKELIIQQIYGLTEATTIVTMCSLHDGCPPGSCGLLLPNTEAKVVDLETGEILGAGEDGELCFRGPQIMKGYLKNEKATNETLVDGWLHTGDIGHYDETGHFFVVDRLKEVIKYKGVQVVPAQLEALLLTNPDIEDAAVIGVPGEEGGEHPKAFVVPKSKKLTPEDVIKFVEERVAPYKKLRGGVEFTDQIPKSVTGKILRRVLKAKEME, from the exons ATGTTGCGTGTAAGGCAACTCAAGCGCCCATTAGGGTTGTGTAAACCAGTAGTAGAGAAATGGAAGCCATCCATCGTTACATCAATCACACCAAAACCCGTCGTCCCCGCACAGGTAGTCAGCAGGTATCTATGTATTTCAACAAAGCGACATG GTATTGTAAAAAGCAAGTTTCCTGATTTGCAAATACCATCTGATGTATCCCTACCTCAGTACCTGTTATCGAGGTTTGAAAAATATGGAGATAAAATCGCTATG GTCGATGCAGTGTCAAATCATAGCTACACCTACAGACAGTTAAAAGATTTCGTTCGTAGATGTGGCAGTGGTTTGGTCAAATCTGGTTTCAAACAAGGAGATGTCTGTGCATTTTACCTACCCAACTCACCTGATTTTTTCATAACGTCATATTCCGTAGCTTCAATTGGTGGCGTCCTTGGTCCTATAAATCCAACCTTTACAGTTG ACGAGTTCTCTAACCAACTAGCTCACACCGATGCTCAATGGATAATAACAGTGCCCTCTGGTGTTGACAAGGCTAAAGAAGCAGCCGAACGAGTTGGGAACATAAAG GGTATATATGTGGTTGGTGATGAGCACGTTGATGGATGTATACCATTCAGTACATTTATGAAAGATGATGGTTCTGCATTTCCTACTGATATCAAAATCAATCCTAAGGAAGATGTAGTCATCTTACCATACTCTAGTGGTACTACTGGACTTCCTAAGGGTGTTATGATTACTCACCATAATATAATATCGAACGTAGAGCAAACAAC GAAAGCTGAAAGTCTGTCAATAGACAGTGACAACAATATAACCGTAACTGTCGTGCCTTTTGCTCATATCGGAGGATTTTCGTTTGTCATGACACGTTCACTGCTTGAgggatataaaattataatacCACCCATGTTGATGCCAGAACTGGAAGTTGTGCTAATGAATGTGGAAGAACACAAG GTTACCACTCTATGGGCTTCTTCTCCATATGTACAGCTTCTTGTTAATGACTCAAACGTCGACAAGTATGATTTGTCTTCATTGAAACATATTGGTGTTGCAGGAGCTCCTATTAGTTCTGAGACAATTGAGAGTGCTAAGAGAAGACTTTCTTCACACAACAAAGAACTGATCATACAACAAA TTTATGGACTTACTGAGGCGACAACTATAGTCACGATGTGTTCACTTCACGATGGATGTCCACCAGGGTCATGTGGGTTATTATTACCCAATACCGAAGCAAAG GTCGTTGACCTTGAGACAGGTGAAATATTGGGTGCTGGTGAAGATGGTGAGCTGTGCTTCCGAGGACCTCAGATTATGAAAGGTTATCTGAAAAATGAGAAAGCAACAAATGAGACATTAGTTGATGGCTGGCTACACACAG GAGATATTGGTCATTATGATGAAACAGGACATTTCTTTGTTGTTGACCGACTTAAGGAAGTAATCAAGTACAAGGGTGTGCAG GTTGTCCCAGCACAATTAGAAGCTCTATTACTAACCAACCCAGATATTGAAGATGCTGCTGTGATTGGTGTGCCTGGTGAAGAGGGGGGAGAACATCCCAAGGCATTTGTTGTCCCTAAATCTAAAAAACTGACACCAGAAGATGTTATCAAGTTTGTTGAAG AAAGAGTTGCTCCATACAAAAAACTCAGGGGTGGTGTTGAGTTCACAGACCAAATTCCTAAATCCGTGACTGGAAAAATTTTGAGACGAGTCTTGAAAGCTAAGGAAATGGAATAA